One part of the Candidatus Reconcilbacillus cellulovorans genome encodes these proteins:
- a CDS encoding prephenate dehydrogenase, with protein sequence MGEDTVKVAIFGVGLIGGSLALCLKGKPGIRVYGCSRSAEHAEKCVRRGVVDEAGTDAAEAVRDADFVFLCGPVGSIGPQLERLAALPLKPGCIISDVGSTKAAIMECARRLSLRDAYFIGGHPMAGSERSGVEAASSHLFENAFYVLTPLDDTPDEVYDRLAALLSHTKAQIVRLDACVHDEIVGAVSHLPHIVAVALVRLVAGYAEADPLYASLAAGGFKDLTRIASSDAVVWRDILLQNREVVLRLLDEWQRQIDGFREALRAEDGGWIEEQFRLAKVFRSRLPERRKGVLASQYDLYVDVPDHPGVIGEIAGELGARGINLSNIQIMESRLDVPGVLRLSFRDERDWERALETLRSLRYSVHV encoded by the coding sequence ATGGGCGAAGATACGGTCAAAGTGGCGATTTTCGGCGTCGGCCTGATCGGCGGATCGCTTGCCCTCTGTTTGAAAGGGAAGCCGGGCATTCGCGTCTACGGCTGTTCGCGGTCGGCGGAGCACGCGGAAAAATGCGTCCGGCGCGGCGTCGTCGACGAGGCGGGCACCGATGCGGCCGAGGCGGTGCGCGATGCTGATTTCGTGTTTTTGTGCGGGCCGGTCGGCTCGATCGGGCCCCAGCTGGAACGACTCGCGGCGCTTCCGCTCAAGCCGGGCTGTATTATTTCCGATGTCGGCAGCACGAAGGCGGCGATCATGGAATGCGCGCGACGCCTGTCGCTGCGCGACGCATATTTTATCGGCGGTCATCCGATGGCTGGCTCGGAGCGGTCGGGCGTGGAGGCGGCCAGTTCGCATCTGTTCGAAAACGCGTTTTACGTCCTCACGCCGCTCGACGATACGCCGGATGAGGTATACGACCGGCTCGCCGCTCTTTTATCCCACACGAAAGCCCAGATTGTCCGGCTCGACGCCTGCGTACACGACGAGATCGTCGGCGCGGTCAGCCATTTGCCCCATATCGTCGCGGTCGCGCTTGTTCGCCTGGTCGCCGGATACGCGGAGGCGGATCCGCTGTATGCGTCGCTGGCAGCCGGAGGATTTAAAGATTTGACGCGCATCGCGTCGAGCGACGCCGTCGTTTGGCGTGACATCTTGCTGCAAAATCGCGAAGTCGTGCTGCGGCTTCTCGACGAATGGCAGCGGCAGATCGACGGGTTTCGCGAGGCGCTGCGGGCGGAAGACGGCGGTTGGATCGAGGAACAATTCCGCCTGGCGAAAGTGTTCCGTAGCCGCTTGCCCGAACGCCGAAAAGGGGTGCTGGCGTCGCAGTACGACCTGTACGTCGACGTGCCCGACCATCCCGGCGTCATCGGTGAAATCGCAGGCGAGCTCGGTGCGCGCGGCATCAATCTCAGCAACATTCAGATTATGGAAAGCCGCCTGGACGTCCCCGGCGTGCTGCGGTTGTCGTTCCGCGACGAGCGCGACTGGGAGCGCGCGCTGGAGACGCTGCGGTCGTTGCGGTATTCGGTCCATGTCTGA
- a CDS encoding histidinol-phosphate transaminase, with the protein MRPKPNIGSLPVYKPGKPIEEVRREFGLADVIKLASNENPFGCSPKAKEAIAREFDHLHLYPDGASVELANALSERLGVGPDWLVFGAGSDEVVALIARAFFVRGDETVMAFPTFPQYRHNAEVEGAVVREVPLRDGKHDLPAMLACVGARTKVVWVCNPNNPTGTIVTRDELESFLRRVPDDVLVVLDEAYCEYNTSDDYPDGIELLKRYGNLVVLRTFSKIYGLAALRIGYGVGRPEVIRLIQQVREPFNTSRVAQAAAKAALEDESFVSESRARNAEGIRQLTAAFDRMGLAYYPAYGNFVMVDVGRSAGEVFERLLRRGIIVRHDPTWRLPTKLRVTVGSREQNEAFLSALSAVLAEVPEQAPHGTAVWAE; encoded by the coding sequence ATGCGACCGAAACCGAACATCGGTTCACTTCCGGTCTACAAACCGGGCAAACCGATCGAGGAAGTGCGCCGGGAATTTGGTCTTGCCGACGTCATCAAACTGGCGTCGAACGAAAACCCGTTCGGCTGTTCGCCGAAGGCGAAAGAGGCGATCGCGCGCGAGTTCGATCATCTTCACCTCTATCCCGACGGCGCGAGCGTCGAACTGGCGAACGCGCTCTCGGAGCGGCTCGGCGTCGGCCCGGATTGGCTCGTGTTCGGCGCCGGGTCCGACGAGGTGGTCGCGCTGATCGCGCGGGCGTTTTTCGTGCGCGGTGACGAGACGGTGATGGCGTTTCCGACGTTTCCGCAATACAGACATAACGCCGAAGTCGAGGGCGCCGTCGTCCGCGAGGTGCCGCTTCGAGACGGCAAGCACGATTTGCCGGCGATGCTCGCTTGCGTGGGCGCGCGCACGAAAGTCGTTTGGGTGTGCAACCCGAATAACCCGACGGGCACGATCGTGACGCGCGACGAGCTGGAATCGTTTCTCCGGCGCGTGCCGGACGACGTGTTGGTCGTGCTCGACGAGGCGTATTGCGAGTACAACACGTCGGACGACTATCCCGACGGGATCGAGCTGCTGAAACGGTACGGGAATCTCGTCGTTCTGCGCACATTCTCGAAAATTTACGGGCTTGCCGCGCTGCGCATCGGCTACGGCGTCGGGCGGCCCGAAGTGATCCGGTTGATCCAACAGGTGCGTGAGCCGTTCAACACGTCGCGCGTCGCCCAGGCTGCGGCAAAAGCGGCGTTGGAAGACGAGTCGTTCGTCTCCGAAAGCCGCGCGCGTAACGCCGAAGGTATCCGCCAGCTGACGGCGGCGTTCGACCGGATGGGCTTGGCGTATTACCCCGCTTACGGCAATTTCGTCATGGTCGACGTCGGCCGATCGGCCGGCGAAGTATTCGAACGGCTGCTCCGGCGCGGCATCATCGTCCGGCACGATCCGACGTGGCGGTTGCCGACGAAACTGCGCGTGACGGTCGGCAGCCGCGAACAGAACGAAGCGTTTTTGTCGGCATTGTCGGCAGTGTTGGCCGAAGTACCGGAACAGGCGCCGCACGGCACCGCGGTCTGGGCGGAATAG
- a CDS encoding tryptophan synthase subunit beta yields the protein MVEWPDERGRFGKFGGRYVPETLMNALIELERAYRAHRRDPDFIREWKSLLADYSGRPTPLYYAERLTKELGGAKIYLKREDLNHTGAHKINNALGQALLAKRMGKSKVIAETGAGQHGVATATAAALLGLECKVFMGEEDTVRQRLNVFRMNLLGAEVVPVTSGTRTLKDAGNEALRYWVSHVEDTFYILGSAVGPHPYPAMVRDFQRIIGDESRAQMLEREGRLPDVIVACVGGGSNAIGMFYPFLGDVGVRLVGVEAAGRGVDTEFHAATLTRGRPGVFQGSMSYLLQDEYGQVKPAHSISAGLDYPGVGPEHAYLKETGRATYVPITDDEAVEALKTLSRTEGIIPALESAHAVAQAIKMAPQMSRDDILLICLSGRGDKDVETIWRRLKGDAPDESD from the coding sequence ATGGTTGAATGGCCGGACGAGCGCGGAAGGTTCGGCAAGTTCGGCGGCCGGTACGTGCCGGAAACGCTGATGAACGCCTTAATCGAACTCGAACGCGCCTACCGGGCCCATCGGCGGGATCCTGACTTCATCCGCGAATGGAAAAGCCTGCTGGCCGACTATTCCGGGCGTCCGACGCCGCTTTATTATGCGGAACGGCTGACGAAGGAACTCGGCGGCGCGAAAATTTACCTGAAGCGCGAAGATTTGAACCACACCGGCGCGCACAAAATCAACAACGCGCTCGGCCAGGCGCTGCTCGCCAAACGGATGGGCAAATCGAAAGTGATCGCCGAAACCGGAGCCGGCCAGCACGGCGTCGCGACAGCAACGGCGGCGGCGCTGCTCGGTCTCGAGTGCAAAGTGTTCATGGGCGAGGAAGATACGGTACGCCAGCGGCTGAACGTGTTCCGGATGAACCTGCTCGGCGCCGAGGTCGTACCGGTGACGTCCGGCACGCGGACGCTGAAGGACGCAGGCAACGAAGCGCTCCGCTATTGGGTCAGTCACGTCGAGGACACGTTTTATATTCTCGGCTCGGCAGTCGGCCCGCATCCGTATCCGGCGATGGTGCGCGATTTCCAGCGGATCATCGGCGACGAAAGCCGCGCACAAATGCTGGAACGCGAAGGCCGGCTGCCGGACGTGATCGTCGCCTGCGTCGGCGGCGGCAGCAACGCGATCGGCATGTTTTATCCGTTTCTCGGCGATGTCGGCGTCCGGCTGGTCGGCGTCGAGGCGGCGGGGCGAGGCGTCGACACCGAATTTCACGCCGCGACGCTGACGCGCGGTCGTCCCGGCGTTTTCCAGGGGTCGATGAGTTATTTGCTGCAGGACGAGTACGGCCAAGTGAAGCCCGCCCATTCGATTTCCGCCGGCCTCGACTATCCCGGCGTCGGACCGGAACATGCCTATCTGAAAGAAACCGGTCGCGCGACGTACGTTCCGATCACCGACGACGAAGCGGTGGAGGCGCTCAAGACGCTCAGCCGGACGGAAGGCATCATACCCGCGCTGGAAAGCGCCCACGCCGTCGCCCAGGCGATCAAGATGGCGCCGCAGATGTCCCGGGACGATATTTTGCTGATCTGCCTTTCCGGTCGTGGGGACAAGGACGTCGAGACGATTTGGCGACGGCTGAAGGGGGATGCGCCGGATGAATCCGATTGA
- a CDS encoding cytochrome b6 (electron transport protein) translates to MIKAIYNWIDERLDITPLWRDVADHEVPEHVNPAHHFSAFVYCFGGLTFFITVIQILSGMFLTMYYVPDIENAYKSVDYLQHQVPFGAIVRGMHHWGASLVIVMMFLHTLRVFFTGSYKSPREMNWVVGVLIFAVMLGLGFTGYLLPWDNKAYFATKVGIQIAQNVPLIGPYIKTFLQGGDIVGAQTLTRFFALHVFFLPGVLLGLLAAHFIMIRRQGISGPL, encoded by the coding sequence ATGATCAAGGCGATCTACAACTGGATCGACGAGCGGCTGGACATTACGCCGCTGTGGCGCGACGTGGCCGATCACGAAGTGCCGGAACATGTCAACCCGGCGCATCATTTTTCCGCGTTCGTGTACTGTTTCGGCGGTCTTACGTTTTTCATCACGGTCATTCAGATTTTGTCAGGCATGTTTCTGACGATGTATTACGTTCCGGACATCGAGAACGCCTATAAAAGCGTCGACTATCTGCAACATCAGGTGCCGTTCGGCGCGATCGTCCGCGGCATGCATCACTGGGGCGCGAGCCTCGTCATCGTGATGATGTTCCTGCACACGCTGCGCGTGTTTTTCACCGGTTCCTACAAGTCGCCGCGCGAGATGAACTGGGTCGTCGGCGTCTTGATTTTCGCGGTGATGCTCGGGCTCGGGTTTACCGGTTATCTGTTGCCGTGGGACAACAAGGCGTATTTCGCGACGAAAGTCGGCATTCAGATCGCGCAAAACGTTCCGCTGATAGGACCTTACATCAAAACGTTCCTGCAGGGCGGCGATATCGTCGGCGCCCAGACGCTGACGCGGTTTTTCGCGTTGCACGTGTTTTTCCTGCCCGGCGTTTTGCTGGGGCTGCTCGCCGCGCACTTCATCATGATCCGCCGGCAGGGCATTTCGGGCCCGCTGTGA
- a CDS encoding RNA polymerase subunit sigma-24, whose protein sequence is MTDSQLVREIKDGNVELYAELMRRYERRILGFIYQMLRSAGLEALAEDLTQETLYKAFRSLGSFRETDASFATWLYAIARNTVLSELRKQKVAQLPLEHAVHAAASAAGPEVDMLRRERAALVREAISRLPEKQRTALILREYDQLDYQEIARILNQTVASVKSLLFRARMSVREQLAVYFSERTDQPLEMERMNPS, encoded by the coding sequence TTGACCGATTCCCAACTGGTCCGAGAGATTAAAGACGGCAACGTCGAACTTTATGCCGAGTTGATGCGGCGTTACGAACGGCGTATTCTCGGCTTCATCTATCAAATGTTGCGGAGCGCGGGTCTTGAGGCGTTGGCGGAGGATTTGACGCAGGAGACGCTGTATAAAGCATTTCGCAGTCTCGGTTCGTTCCGAGAAACGGATGCGTCGTTCGCCACTTGGCTGTACGCGATTGCTCGGAATACGGTGCTGAGCGAGCTGCGCAAGCAAAAGGTCGCTCAGCTTCCGCTCGAGCACGCGGTGCATGCCGCCGCTTCCGCTGCGGGTCCGGAAGTGGACATGCTTCGGCGCGAACGCGCGGCGCTCGTGCGGGAAGCGATCAGCCGGCTGCCGGAAAAGCAGCGTACGGCGCTCATCTTGCGCGAGTACGACCAGTTGGATTATCAAGAGATCGCCCGCATTCTGAATCAGACCGTCGCTTCCGTCAAATCGCTGTTGTTTCGGGCGAGAATGAGCGTCAGGGAACAGTTGGCCGTTTACTTTTCGGAACGGACGGATCAGCCGCTTGAAATGGAAAGGATGAACCCGTCATGA
- a CDS encoding tryptophan synthase subunit alpha, producing the protein MNPIDRRFAELRARGETALIPYLTVGDPDPAVTVELLKALQDAGADMIELGVPFSDPLADGPVIQRASARALARGTTLPVCLETARKAREAGVSVPLILFTYFNPALQMGLDLFFRRLADYDISGVILPDLPVEEDEEVAELAERYGIHRIPLVAPTSRERIARIVGRARGFVYCVSSLGVTGMRTDFYRDVERFLADVRSASTVPIAIGFGISNHEQVQRFSRLCDGVIVGSAIVARVEESMEELLSSDPGRRARGVSAIRDFVAGLKNRPRGET; encoded by the coding sequence ATGAATCCGATTGACCGACGATTTGCGGAACTGCGCGCGCGGGGGGAAACGGCGCTCATTCCGTATTTGACGGTCGGCGACCCCGATCCGGCCGTGACGGTCGAACTGCTGAAGGCGCTGCAGGACGCAGGAGCGGACATGATCGAGCTCGGCGTGCCGTTTTCCGATCCGCTGGCCGACGGTCCCGTCATCCAGCGCGCTTCAGCGCGGGCGCTGGCGCGAGGAACTACGTTGCCCGTCTGTTTGGAAACGGCGCGAAAGGCCAGAGAAGCCGGCGTCAGTGTTCCGCTCATCCTGTTTACTTATTTCAATCCTGCGCTGCAGATGGGACTGGACTTGTTTTTCCGCCGTCTCGCAGATTATGATATAAGCGGCGTCATCCTTCCCGACCTGCCGGTGGAAGAGGACGAGGAGGTCGCGGAACTTGCCGAGCGATACGGCATTCATCGGATTCCGCTCGTCGCGCCGACGTCGAGAGAACGGATCGCGCGCATCGTCGGGCGCGCGCGCGGCTTTGTCTATTGCGTTTCCTCGCTCGGCGTTACCGGGATGCGCACCGATTTTTACCGAGATGTCGAACGTTTTCTGGCCGACGTCCGAAGCGCGTCGACCGTACCGATCGCGATCGGTTTCGGCATTTCGAATCACGAGCAGGTCCAACGGTTCAGCCGGTTGTGCGACGGCGTCATCGTCGGCAGCGCCATCGTCGCGCGCGTGGAGGAATCGATGGAGGAGCTTCTTTCCTCCGATCCCGGACGGCGGGCGCGGGGCGTGTCGGCGATTCGAGATTTCGTCGCCGGCCTGAAAAATCGTCCGCGCGGCGAAACGTGA
- a CDS encoding menaquinol-cytochrome C reductase: protein MAHERQDREEKIVYVGDSRVRKRTKPIAPKDFSAYPGKSEVFVPNFLLKEWMVGVVVLVGFLLLVLQEKAPLGYPADPLKADFIPMPDWYFLFLYQLLKYPYTSQDWVVFGTFVLPALGFLALLLAPFLDRGPERRFYRRPIASSVMLLSLLAMIHLTVVAWDHYKHELATKGITPEHIQREQELKEQKQSGQPPQAGGGGGTRPVAIVGKDEPGYSIYQKATCVMCHGADLAGKPGAPKLLGIGDKYDKQGILDIIHKGTPSGVMPAQYDALKSKGLSDADIEQLAEWLAKQKSS, encoded by the coding sequence GTGGCGCACGAGAGGCAAGATCGCGAAGAAAAAATCGTCTACGTCGGCGACTCGCGCGTCCGCAAGCGGACGAAGCCGATTGCGCCGAAAGATTTTTCCGCGTATCCGGGCAAGTCGGAAGTGTTCGTGCCGAATTTCCTGCTGAAAGAGTGGATGGTCGGCGTCGTCGTGCTCGTCGGCTTCCTGCTGCTCGTGCTGCAGGAAAAGGCGCCGCTCGGCTATCCGGCGGACCCGCTCAAGGCCGACTTTATTCCGATGCCGGACTGGTATTTTCTGTTTCTTTATCAGCTGCTGAAATATCCGTACACGTCCCAAGACTGGGTCGTGTTCGGAACGTTCGTGCTACCGGCGCTCGGGTTTCTCGCCCTGTTGCTCGCACCGTTTCTCGACCGCGGGCCGGAACGCCGGTTTTACCGCCGGCCGATCGCCTCGTCGGTCATGCTGCTCTCGCTCTTGGCGATGATTCACCTCACGGTCGTGGCATGGGACCACTACAAACACGAGCTTGCGACCAAGGGCATTACGCCTGAACATATTCAGCGCGAGCAGGAGCTTAAAGAGCAGAAGCAGTCGGGACAGCCGCCCCAGGCCGGGGGAGGCGGCGGCACGCGGCCGGTCGCCATCGTCGGCAAGGATGAGCCGGGCTATTCCATTTACCAGAAGGCGACGTGCGTCATGTGCCACGGCGCCGACCTCGCCGGAAAGCCGGGGGCGCCGAAGCTGCTTGGGATCGGCGACAAGTACGACAAACAGGGCATTTTGGACATCATTCATAAAGGCACGCCGAGCGGCGTCATGCCCGCGCAGTACGACGCGTTGAAAAGCAAGGGGCTGAGCGATGCCGACATCGAACAGCTGGCCGAATGGCTGGCCAAACAGAAATCGTCGTGA
- a CDS encoding 2Fe-2S ferredoxin: MRDDEQQQSLEQKPLLRREMSRRQFLCYTLGGTGAFMAAGTIVPMLRFAVDPLISAKGEAEWVKVIEESKVTGTPTEVNFTKRQVDGWYVSEPKFAAWIARDPGGKVYALSPICKHLGCTVQWNSDARFPNLFFCPCHEARYDINGKNLAVAPLPLDEYDVKVENGWVYLGQIVPNRRVK, from the coding sequence ATGCGCGATGACGAACAACAGCAGTCCCTCGAACAGAAGCCTCTCTTGAGACGTGAAATGTCCCGCCGCCAGTTTCTGTGCTATACGCTCGGCGGCACCGGCGCATTCATGGCGGCCGGCACGATCGTGCCGATGCTGCGGTTCGCCGTCGACCCGCTGATCAGCGCCAAGGGCGAGGCGGAATGGGTGAAGGTGATCGAGGAAAGCAAGGTGACCGGCACGCCGACCGAGGTCAATTTCACGAAGCGGCAGGTCGACGGCTGGTACGTCAGCGAACCGAAGTTCGCGGCCTGGATCGCGCGCGATCCGGGAGGGAAAGTATACGCGCTGTCGCCGATCTGCAAGCACCTCGGTTGTACAGTGCAATGGAATTCCGATGCGCGGTTTCCAAATCTGTTTTTTTGCCCGTGCCACGAAGCGCGCTACGACATTAACGGCAAAAATCTGGCCGTCGCGCCGTTGCCGCTTGACGAGTACGACGTCAAGGTGGAAAACGGCTGGGTCTATCTCGGACAAATCGTCCCGAACCGTCGGGTGAAGTGA